Proteins encoded within one genomic window of Rhinolophus sinicus isolate RSC01 linkage group LG14, ASM3656204v1, whole genome shotgun sequence:
- the FCRL5 gene encoding Fc receptor-like protein 5 isoform X1 produces the protein MLRGLLFLALALWVGNPVWGWDPSLLRGDLHSQASVSGQLATAPKPVISLQPPWTTTFQGESVLLTCNGFPINSPRETTWFYQNQGSQTSSVTPGNTRVVQETGKYQCQHNGSSLSDSVHLIFSSAPLILQAPLSVFEGDTMVLRCLGRPGSALKNTTMYKNQEAQAPLRDGSDFRVHGALLRDNGQYHCKADKESCCSVVSNTVEIQVQELFRHPRLTASPSQPTEGSPVNLTCETQLPLQRSDVQLQFCFFRERQALGSGCSSFPELQIPAMWREDTGSYWCQAQTVTLSVTKKSPSSHIHVRRAVPSVQIHTRPPQGSVFEGQELVLVCSVRGVPGPISVSWYRRPKLRIATEITLSRDAEFRISTVKSSYAGKYYCVANSIHSTEVTINIRVPVSRPLLTRIPRGYWASEGDEMTLRCEAQRGSLPILYQFFHEDALLKEIEATSWRASSFRFRLTEEHSGSYYCTADNGLGPQRSEAVTLSVHVPVSRPVLTFTPPASRAPEGDVVTLRCEAQRGSLPIQFRFFREYALLKEIEATSWRASSFRFRLTEEQSGSYYCTASNGLGPQRSAAVTLSVHVPVSHPVLTLRPPGAQASVGDEMTLHCEGHRGSLPIRYQFFHEDALLKEIKATSWRESYFRFRLTEEHSGSYYCTANNGLGPQRSAAVTLSVIVPASQPILTLRAPRAQALVGDTVELHCEAQTGSPPILYRFYHDGVTLGSSSAPSGGGVSFNLSLTAEHSGNYSCEADNVLGAQRSEVVPLSVTVPASRPVLTLRAPGAQALVGDTVELHCEAQTGSPPILYRFYHDGVTLGNSSAPSGGGVSFNLSLTAEHSGNYSCEANNGLGAQLSEVVTLSVTVPATRPVLTLRAPRAQALVGDTVELHCEAQTGSPPILYRFYHDGVTLGNNSAPSGGGVSFNLSLTAEHSGNYSCEADNGLGAQLSEVVTLSITGLTGSRGGHVATGVTGVLLSLVGLAAVVLLFYYWLPGRAGGRPACDASSSSSHSDPQEPTYHNVPAWLEMQPVYSNVNPKRGDVVYSEVCRVQGRNKRAAGTTARLPEDKDSSVIYSQVKVTSTPGSRPQRSASSAPHR, from the exons cTTCTGTCAGTGGACAACTTG cAACTGCCCCCAAACCTGTGATTTCCCTCCAACCTCCATGGACCACTACCTTCCAAGGAGAGAGTGTGCTTCTGACTTGTAATGGATTTCCCATCAACTCACCACGGGAAACAACATGGTTCTATCAGAACCAAGGGAGCCAAACATCCAGCGTGACCCCAGGAAACACCCGTGTGGTTCAGGAGACTGGAAAGTACCAATGCCAGCACAATGGCTCATCTCTAAGTGACTCTGTGCACTTGATCTTTTCTTCAG CTCCCCTCATCCTCCAGGCTCCACTTTCCGTGTTTGAAGGAGACACCATGGTTCTGCGATGCCTCGGAAGGCCGGGATCAGCCCTGAAAAACACCACCATGTACAAGAACCAGGAGGCCCAGGCGCCCCTCCGTGACGGCTCCGACTTCCGCGTTCATGGGGCACTGCTAAGGGACAACGGCCAGTACCACTGCAAGGCGGATAAGGAAAGTTGTTGTTCTGTTGTGTCAAACACAGTGGAAATCCAAGTGCAAG AGCTGTTTCGCCATCCTCGGCTgacagccagcccctcccagcccaccGAGGGGAGCCCAGTGAACCTGACCTGTGAGACCCAGCTCCCTCTGCAGAGGTCAGATGTCCAGCTCCAGTTCTGCTTCTTCAGAGAACGCCAGGCCCTGGGGTCAGGCTGCAGCAGCTTCCCGGAGCTCCAGATCCCGGCCATGTGGCGTGAAGACACAGGGTCTTACTGGTGCCAGGCTCAGACGGTGACTCTCAGTGTCACGAAGAAAAGCCCGAGTTCCCACATACATGTGCGGA gagCTGTTCCCAGCGTCCAAATACACACTCGCCCACCCCAGGGGTCAGTGTTTGAAGGTCAGGAGCTGGTCCTCGTCTGCTCAGTACGTGGAgtcccagggcccatcagtgtCTCCTGGTACAGAAGACCCAAACTGCGCATAGCAACAGAAATTACACTTTCCCGGGATGCAGAATTCAGGATCTCCACGGTAAAAAGCAGTTATGCTGGCAAGTATTACTGTGTAGCCAACTCCATTCACAGCACGGAAGTCACCATCAATATCAGAG ttCCCGTGTCTCGTCCTCTCCTGACCCGCATACCTCGTGGGTACTGGGCTTCTGAGGGAGATGAGATGACACTTCGCTGTGAGGCCCAAAGAGGTTCACTCCCGATCCTGTATCAGTTTTTTCATGAAGATGCGTTGCTCAAGGAGATAGAAGCCACTTCGTGGAGAGCAAGTTCCTTCCGCTTTCGTCTGACTGAGGAGCATTCTGGGAGCTACTACTGCACAGCCGACAATGGCCTGGGCCCCCAGCGCAGTGAGGCCGTGACCCTCTCGGTCCATG ttCCCGTGTCTCGTCCTGTCCTGACCTTCACGCCTCCTGCGTCCCGGGCTCCAGAGGGAGATGTGGTGACACTTCGCtgtgaggctcaaagaggttcaCTCCCAATCCAATTTCGATTTTTTCGTGAATATGCGTTGCTCAAGGAGATAGAAGCCACTTCGTGGAGAGCAAGTTCCTTCCGCTTTCGTCTGACTGAGGAGCAGTCTGGGAGCTACTACTGCACAGCCAGCAATGGCCTGGGCCCCCAGCGCAGTGCGGCCGTGACCCTCTCGGTCCATG ttCCCGTGTCTCATCCTGTCCTTACCCTCAGGCCTCCTGGGGCCCAGGCTTCTGTGGGAGATGAGATGACACTTCACTGTGAGGGGCACAGAGGTTCACTCCCGATCCGGTATCAGTTTTTTCATGAAGATGCGTTGctcaaggaaataaaagccaCTTCATGGAGAGAAAGTTACTTCCGCTTTCGTCTGACTGAGGAGCATTCTGGGAGCTACTACTGCACAGCCAACAATGGCCTGGGCCCCCAGCGCAGTGCGGCCGTGACCCTCTCTGTCATCG TTCCAGCATCTCAGCCCATCCTTACCCTCCGGGCGCCCAGGGCCCAGGCCCTGGTGGGGGACACAGTGGAGCTGCACTGTGAGGCCCAGACAGGCTCTCCCCCGATCCTGTACCGCTTTTATCACGACGGTGTCACCCTGGGAAGCAGCTCGGCCCCCTCTGGAGGAGGAGTGTCCTTCAACCTGTCTCTGACTGCAGAACATTCTGGAAACTACTCCTGTGAGGCCGACAATGTCCTGGGGGCCCAGCGCAGTGAGGTGGTGCCACTCAGTGTCACAG TTCCAGCTTCTCGGCCCGTCCTCACCCTCAGGGCGCCCGGAGCCCAGGCCCTGGTGGGAGACACAGTGGAGCTTCACTGTGAGGCCCAGACAGGCTCTCCCCCGATCCTGTACCGCTTTTATCACGACGGTGTCACCCTGGGGAACAGCTCGGCCCCCTCTGGAGGAGGAGTGTCCTTCAACCTGTCTCTGACTGCAGAACATTCCGGAAACTACTCCTGTGAGGCCAACAATGGGCTGGGGGCCCAGCTCAGTGAGGTGGTGACACTCAGTGTCACAG TTCCAGCGACTCGGCCCGTCCTCACCCTCAGGGCGCCCAGGGCCCAGGCCCTGGTGGGGGACACAGTGGAGCTGCACTGTGAGGCCCAGACAGGTTCTCCCCCCATCCTGTACCGCTTTTATCACGACGGTGTCACCCTGGGGAACAACTCAGCCCCCTCTGGAGGAGGAGTGTCCTTCAACCTGTCTCTGACTGCAGAACATTCCGGAAACTACTCCTGTGAGGCTGACAATGGGCTGGGGGCCCAGCTCAGTGAGGTGGTGACACTTTCCATCACAG GGCTGACAGGGAGCAGAGGCGGCCATGTCGCCACAGGCGTCACTGGGGTGCTGCTCAGCCTGGTGGGTCTGGCGGCGGTGGTGCTGCTGTTCTATTACTGGCTCCCGGGAAGAGCAG GAGGGAGGCCTGCCTGTGACGCCTCCAG CAGCTCTTCTCACTCGGACCCCCAAGAGCCCACCTACCACAACGTGCCAGCCTGGCTAGAAATGCAGCCAGTGTACAGCAATG TAAATCCTAAACGAGGAGACGTGGTGTACTCGGAAGTCTGCCGCGTCCAGGGCAGAAACAAACGCGCCG CGGGCACCACTGCCAGGCTTCCCGAGGACAAG GATTCCTCTGTCATCTACTCCCAGGTGAAGGTGACTTCCACCCCAGGCTCCAGGCCCCAGCGCTCAGCCTCCTCGGCTCCTCACAGATGA
- the FCRL5 gene encoding Fc receptor-like protein 5 isoform X2, with product MLRGLLFLALALWVGNPVWGWDPSLLRGDLHSQASVSGQLATAPKPVISLQPPWTTTFQGESVLLTCNGFPINSPRETTWFYQNQGSQTSSVTPGNTRVVQETGKYQCQHNGSSLSDSVHLIFSSAPLILQAPLSVFEGDTMVLRCLGRPGSALKNTTMYKNQEAQAPLRDGSDFRVHGALLRDNGQYHCKADKESCCSVVSNTVEIQVQELFRHPRLTASPSQPTEGSPVNLTCETQLPLQRSDVQLQFCFFRERQALGSGCSSFPELQIPAMWREDTGSYWCQAQTVTLSVTKKSPSSHIHVRRAVPSVQIHTRPPQGSVFEGQELVLVCSVRGVPGPISVSWYRRPKLRIATEITLSRDAEFRISTVKSSYAGKYYCVANSIHSTEVTINIRVPVSRPLLTRIPRGYWASEGDEMTLRCEAQRGSLPILYQFFHEDALLKEIEATSWRASSFRFRLTEEHSGSYYCTADNGLGPQRSEAVTLSVHVPVSRPVLTFTPPASRAPEGDVVTLRCEAQRGSLPIQFRFFREYALLKEIEATSWRASSFRFRLTEEQSGSYYCTASNGLGPQRSAAVTLSVHVPVSHPVLTLRPPGAQASVGDEMTLHCEGHRGSLPIRYQFFHEDALLKEIKATSWRESYFRFRLTEEHSGSYYCTANNGLGPQRSAAVTLSVIVPASQPILTLRAPRAQALVGDTVELHCEAQTGSPPILYRFYHDGVTLGSSSAPSGGGVSFNLSLTAEHSGNYSCEADNVLGAQRSEVVPLSVTVPASRPVLTLRAPGAQALVGDTVELHCEAQTGSPPILYRFYHDGVTLGNSSAPSGGGVSFNLSLTAEHSGNYSCEANNGLGAQLSEVVTLSVTVPATRPVLTLRAPRAQALVGDTVELHCEAQTGSPPILYRFYHDGVTLGNNSAPSGGGVSFNLSLTAEHSGNYSCEADNGLGAQLSEVVTLSITGLTGSRGGHVATGVTGVLLSLVGLAAVVLLFYYWLPGRAGGRPACDASSSSHSDPQEPTYHNVPAWLEMQPVYSNVNPKRGDVVYSEVCRVQGRNKRAAGTTARLPEDKDSSVIYSQVKVTSTPGSRPQRSASSAPHR from the exons cTTCTGTCAGTGGACAACTTG cAACTGCCCCCAAACCTGTGATTTCCCTCCAACCTCCATGGACCACTACCTTCCAAGGAGAGAGTGTGCTTCTGACTTGTAATGGATTTCCCATCAACTCACCACGGGAAACAACATGGTTCTATCAGAACCAAGGGAGCCAAACATCCAGCGTGACCCCAGGAAACACCCGTGTGGTTCAGGAGACTGGAAAGTACCAATGCCAGCACAATGGCTCATCTCTAAGTGACTCTGTGCACTTGATCTTTTCTTCAG CTCCCCTCATCCTCCAGGCTCCACTTTCCGTGTTTGAAGGAGACACCATGGTTCTGCGATGCCTCGGAAGGCCGGGATCAGCCCTGAAAAACACCACCATGTACAAGAACCAGGAGGCCCAGGCGCCCCTCCGTGACGGCTCCGACTTCCGCGTTCATGGGGCACTGCTAAGGGACAACGGCCAGTACCACTGCAAGGCGGATAAGGAAAGTTGTTGTTCTGTTGTGTCAAACACAGTGGAAATCCAAGTGCAAG AGCTGTTTCGCCATCCTCGGCTgacagccagcccctcccagcccaccGAGGGGAGCCCAGTGAACCTGACCTGTGAGACCCAGCTCCCTCTGCAGAGGTCAGATGTCCAGCTCCAGTTCTGCTTCTTCAGAGAACGCCAGGCCCTGGGGTCAGGCTGCAGCAGCTTCCCGGAGCTCCAGATCCCGGCCATGTGGCGTGAAGACACAGGGTCTTACTGGTGCCAGGCTCAGACGGTGACTCTCAGTGTCACGAAGAAAAGCCCGAGTTCCCACATACATGTGCGGA gagCTGTTCCCAGCGTCCAAATACACACTCGCCCACCCCAGGGGTCAGTGTTTGAAGGTCAGGAGCTGGTCCTCGTCTGCTCAGTACGTGGAgtcccagggcccatcagtgtCTCCTGGTACAGAAGACCCAAACTGCGCATAGCAACAGAAATTACACTTTCCCGGGATGCAGAATTCAGGATCTCCACGGTAAAAAGCAGTTATGCTGGCAAGTATTACTGTGTAGCCAACTCCATTCACAGCACGGAAGTCACCATCAATATCAGAG ttCCCGTGTCTCGTCCTCTCCTGACCCGCATACCTCGTGGGTACTGGGCTTCTGAGGGAGATGAGATGACACTTCGCTGTGAGGCCCAAAGAGGTTCACTCCCGATCCTGTATCAGTTTTTTCATGAAGATGCGTTGCTCAAGGAGATAGAAGCCACTTCGTGGAGAGCAAGTTCCTTCCGCTTTCGTCTGACTGAGGAGCATTCTGGGAGCTACTACTGCACAGCCGACAATGGCCTGGGCCCCCAGCGCAGTGAGGCCGTGACCCTCTCGGTCCATG ttCCCGTGTCTCGTCCTGTCCTGACCTTCACGCCTCCTGCGTCCCGGGCTCCAGAGGGAGATGTGGTGACACTTCGCtgtgaggctcaaagaggttcaCTCCCAATCCAATTTCGATTTTTTCGTGAATATGCGTTGCTCAAGGAGATAGAAGCCACTTCGTGGAGAGCAAGTTCCTTCCGCTTTCGTCTGACTGAGGAGCAGTCTGGGAGCTACTACTGCACAGCCAGCAATGGCCTGGGCCCCCAGCGCAGTGCGGCCGTGACCCTCTCGGTCCATG ttCCCGTGTCTCATCCTGTCCTTACCCTCAGGCCTCCTGGGGCCCAGGCTTCTGTGGGAGATGAGATGACACTTCACTGTGAGGGGCACAGAGGTTCACTCCCGATCCGGTATCAGTTTTTTCATGAAGATGCGTTGctcaaggaaataaaagccaCTTCATGGAGAGAAAGTTACTTCCGCTTTCGTCTGACTGAGGAGCATTCTGGGAGCTACTACTGCACAGCCAACAATGGCCTGGGCCCCCAGCGCAGTGCGGCCGTGACCCTCTCTGTCATCG TTCCAGCATCTCAGCCCATCCTTACCCTCCGGGCGCCCAGGGCCCAGGCCCTGGTGGGGGACACAGTGGAGCTGCACTGTGAGGCCCAGACAGGCTCTCCCCCGATCCTGTACCGCTTTTATCACGACGGTGTCACCCTGGGAAGCAGCTCGGCCCCCTCTGGAGGAGGAGTGTCCTTCAACCTGTCTCTGACTGCAGAACATTCTGGAAACTACTCCTGTGAGGCCGACAATGTCCTGGGGGCCCAGCGCAGTGAGGTGGTGCCACTCAGTGTCACAG TTCCAGCTTCTCGGCCCGTCCTCACCCTCAGGGCGCCCGGAGCCCAGGCCCTGGTGGGAGACACAGTGGAGCTTCACTGTGAGGCCCAGACAGGCTCTCCCCCGATCCTGTACCGCTTTTATCACGACGGTGTCACCCTGGGGAACAGCTCGGCCCCCTCTGGAGGAGGAGTGTCCTTCAACCTGTCTCTGACTGCAGAACATTCCGGAAACTACTCCTGTGAGGCCAACAATGGGCTGGGGGCCCAGCTCAGTGAGGTGGTGACACTCAGTGTCACAG TTCCAGCGACTCGGCCCGTCCTCACCCTCAGGGCGCCCAGGGCCCAGGCCCTGGTGGGGGACACAGTGGAGCTGCACTGTGAGGCCCAGACAGGTTCTCCCCCCATCCTGTACCGCTTTTATCACGACGGTGTCACCCTGGGGAACAACTCAGCCCCCTCTGGAGGAGGAGTGTCCTTCAACCTGTCTCTGACTGCAGAACATTCCGGAAACTACTCCTGTGAGGCTGACAATGGGCTGGGGGCCCAGCTCAGTGAGGTGGTGACACTTTCCATCACAG GGCTGACAGGGAGCAGAGGCGGCCATGTCGCCACAGGCGTCACTGGGGTGCTGCTCAGCCTGGTGGGTCTGGCGGCGGTGGTGCTGCTGTTCTATTACTGGCTCCCGGGAAGAGCAG GAGGGAGGCCTGCCTGTGACGCCTCCAG CTCTTCTCACTCGGACCCCCAAGAGCCCACCTACCACAACGTGCCAGCCTGGCTAGAAATGCAGCCAGTGTACAGCAATG TAAATCCTAAACGAGGAGACGTGGTGTACTCGGAAGTCTGCCGCGTCCAGGGCAGAAACAAACGCGCCG CGGGCACCACTGCCAGGCTTCCCGAGGACAAG GATTCCTCTGTCATCTACTCCCAGGTGAAGGTGACTTCCACCCCAGGCTCCAGGCCCCAGCGCTCAGCCTCCTCGGCTCCTCACAGATGA
- the FCRL5 gene encoding Fc receptor-like protein 5 isoform X4: MLRGLLFLALALWVGNPVWGWDPSLLRGDLHSQASVSGQLATAPKPVISLQPPWTTTFQGESVLLTCNGFPINSPRETTWFYQNQGSQTSSVTPGNTRVVQETGKYQCQHNGSSLSDSVHLIFSSAPLILQAPLSVFEGDTMVLRCLGRPGSALKNTTMYKNQEAQAPLRDGSDFRVHGALLRDNGQYHCKADKESCCSVVSNTVEIQVQELFRHPRLTASPSQPTEGSPVNLTCETQLPLQRSDVQLQFCFFRERQALGSGCSSFPELQIPAMWREDTGSYWCQAQTVTLSVTKKSPSSHIHVRRAVPSVQIHTRPPQGSVFEGQELVLVCSVRGVPGPISVSWYRRPKLRIATEITLSRDAEFRISTVKSSYAGKYYCVANSIHSTEVTINIRVPVSRPLLTRIPRGYWASEGDEMTLRCEAQRGSLPILYQFFHEDALLKEIEATSWRASSFRFRLTEEHSGSYYCTADNGLGPQRSEAVTLSVHVPVSRPVLTFTPPASRAPEGDVVTLRCEAQRGSLPIQFRFFREYALLKEIEATSWRASSFRFRLTEEQSGSYYCTASNGLGPQRSAAVTLSVHVPVSHPVLTLRPPGAQASVGDEMTLHCEGHRGSLPIRYQFFHEDALLKEIKATSWRESYFRFRLTEEHSGSYYCTANNGLGPQRSAAVTLSVIVPASQPILTLRAPRAQALVGDTVELHCEAQTGSPPILYRFYHDGVTLGSSSAPSGGGVSFNLSLTAEHSGNYSCEADNVLGAQRSEVVPLSVTVPASRPVLTLRAPGAQALVGDTVELHCEAQTGSPPILYRFYHDGVTLGNSSAPSGGGVSFNLSLTAEHSGNYSCEANNGLGAQLSEVVTLSVTVPATRPVLTLRAPRAQALVGDTVELHCEAQTGSPPILYRFYHDGVTLGNNSAPSGGGVSFNLSLTAEHSGNYSCEADNGLGAQLSEVVTLSITGGRPACDASSSSSHSDPQEPTYHNVPAWLEMQPVYSNVNPKRGDVVYSEVCRVQGRNKRAAGTTARLPEDKDSSVIYSQVKVTSTPGSRPQRSASSAPHR, encoded by the exons cTTCTGTCAGTGGACAACTTG cAACTGCCCCCAAACCTGTGATTTCCCTCCAACCTCCATGGACCACTACCTTCCAAGGAGAGAGTGTGCTTCTGACTTGTAATGGATTTCCCATCAACTCACCACGGGAAACAACATGGTTCTATCAGAACCAAGGGAGCCAAACATCCAGCGTGACCCCAGGAAACACCCGTGTGGTTCAGGAGACTGGAAAGTACCAATGCCAGCACAATGGCTCATCTCTAAGTGACTCTGTGCACTTGATCTTTTCTTCAG CTCCCCTCATCCTCCAGGCTCCACTTTCCGTGTTTGAAGGAGACACCATGGTTCTGCGATGCCTCGGAAGGCCGGGATCAGCCCTGAAAAACACCACCATGTACAAGAACCAGGAGGCCCAGGCGCCCCTCCGTGACGGCTCCGACTTCCGCGTTCATGGGGCACTGCTAAGGGACAACGGCCAGTACCACTGCAAGGCGGATAAGGAAAGTTGTTGTTCTGTTGTGTCAAACACAGTGGAAATCCAAGTGCAAG AGCTGTTTCGCCATCCTCGGCTgacagccagcccctcccagcccaccGAGGGGAGCCCAGTGAACCTGACCTGTGAGACCCAGCTCCCTCTGCAGAGGTCAGATGTCCAGCTCCAGTTCTGCTTCTTCAGAGAACGCCAGGCCCTGGGGTCAGGCTGCAGCAGCTTCCCGGAGCTCCAGATCCCGGCCATGTGGCGTGAAGACACAGGGTCTTACTGGTGCCAGGCTCAGACGGTGACTCTCAGTGTCACGAAGAAAAGCCCGAGTTCCCACATACATGTGCGGA gagCTGTTCCCAGCGTCCAAATACACACTCGCCCACCCCAGGGGTCAGTGTTTGAAGGTCAGGAGCTGGTCCTCGTCTGCTCAGTACGTGGAgtcccagggcccatcagtgtCTCCTGGTACAGAAGACCCAAACTGCGCATAGCAACAGAAATTACACTTTCCCGGGATGCAGAATTCAGGATCTCCACGGTAAAAAGCAGTTATGCTGGCAAGTATTACTGTGTAGCCAACTCCATTCACAGCACGGAAGTCACCATCAATATCAGAG ttCCCGTGTCTCGTCCTCTCCTGACCCGCATACCTCGTGGGTACTGGGCTTCTGAGGGAGATGAGATGACACTTCGCTGTGAGGCCCAAAGAGGTTCACTCCCGATCCTGTATCAGTTTTTTCATGAAGATGCGTTGCTCAAGGAGATAGAAGCCACTTCGTGGAGAGCAAGTTCCTTCCGCTTTCGTCTGACTGAGGAGCATTCTGGGAGCTACTACTGCACAGCCGACAATGGCCTGGGCCCCCAGCGCAGTGAGGCCGTGACCCTCTCGGTCCATG ttCCCGTGTCTCGTCCTGTCCTGACCTTCACGCCTCCTGCGTCCCGGGCTCCAGAGGGAGATGTGGTGACACTTCGCtgtgaggctcaaagaggttcaCTCCCAATCCAATTTCGATTTTTTCGTGAATATGCGTTGCTCAAGGAGATAGAAGCCACTTCGTGGAGAGCAAGTTCCTTCCGCTTTCGTCTGACTGAGGAGCAGTCTGGGAGCTACTACTGCACAGCCAGCAATGGCCTGGGCCCCCAGCGCAGTGCGGCCGTGACCCTCTCGGTCCATG ttCCCGTGTCTCATCCTGTCCTTACCCTCAGGCCTCCTGGGGCCCAGGCTTCTGTGGGAGATGAGATGACACTTCACTGTGAGGGGCACAGAGGTTCACTCCCGATCCGGTATCAGTTTTTTCATGAAGATGCGTTGctcaaggaaataaaagccaCTTCATGGAGAGAAAGTTACTTCCGCTTTCGTCTGACTGAGGAGCATTCTGGGAGCTACTACTGCACAGCCAACAATGGCCTGGGCCCCCAGCGCAGTGCGGCCGTGACCCTCTCTGTCATCG TTCCAGCATCTCAGCCCATCCTTACCCTCCGGGCGCCCAGGGCCCAGGCCCTGGTGGGGGACACAGTGGAGCTGCACTGTGAGGCCCAGACAGGCTCTCCCCCGATCCTGTACCGCTTTTATCACGACGGTGTCACCCTGGGAAGCAGCTCGGCCCCCTCTGGAGGAGGAGTGTCCTTCAACCTGTCTCTGACTGCAGAACATTCTGGAAACTACTCCTGTGAGGCCGACAATGTCCTGGGGGCCCAGCGCAGTGAGGTGGTGCCACTCAGTGTCACAG TTCCAGCTTCTCGGCCCGTCCTCACCCTCAGGGCGCCCGGAGCCCAGGCCCTGGTGGGAGACACAGTGGAGCTTCACTGTGAGGCCCAGACAGGCTCTCCCCCGATCCTGTACCGCTTTTATCACGACGGTGTCACCCTGGGGAACAGCTCGGCCCCCTCTGGAGGAGGAGTGTCCTTCAACCTGTCTCTGACTGCAGAACATTCCGGAAACTACTCCTGTGAGGCCAACAATGGGCTGGGGGCCCAGCTCAGTGAGGTGGTGACACTCAGTGTCACAG TTCCAGCGACTCGGCCCGTCCTCACCCTCAGGGCGCCCAGGGCCCAGGCCCTGGTGGGGGACACAGTGGAGCTGCACTGTGAGGCCCAGACAGGTTCTCCCCCCATCCTGTACCGCTTTTATCACGACGGTGTCACCCTGGGGAACAACTCAGCCCCCTCTGGAGGAGGAGTGTCCTTCAACCTGTCTCTGACTGCAGAACATTCCGGAAACTACTCCTGTGAGGCTGACAATGGGCTGGGGGCCCAGCTCAGTGAGGTGGTGACACTTTCCATCACAG GAGGGAGGCCTGCCTGTGACGCCTCCAG CAGCTCTTCTCACTCGGACCCCCAAGAGCCCACCTACCACAACGTGCCAGCCTGGCTAGAAATGCAGCCAGTGTACAGCAATG TAAATCCTAAACGAGGAGACGTGGTGTACTCGGAAGTCTGCCGCGTCCAGGGCAGAAACAAACGCGCCG CGGGCACCACTGCCAGGCTTCCCGAGGACAAG GATTCCTCTGTCATCTACTCCCAGGTGAAGGTGACTTCCACCCCAGGCTCCAGGCCCCAGCGCTCAGCCTCCTCGGCTCCTCACAGATGA